The Oncorhynchus kisutch isolate 150728-3 unplaced genomic scaffold, Okis_V2 Okis05a-Okis16b_hom, whole genome shotgun sequence genome contains the following window.
ttgtgatagtgagtggaggatgatatagctgtgtagttactaacccttgtgatagtgagtggaggatgatatggctcATAGTTTTTGAATTTTCGCCCCTTTTTAGTTTTTGACTCTTACCCAgttttagaatagttttattccCGTTCTGTAATTGTACAGCCGACTTACATGAATTCATATGTCACCCGGtacagccaggagaggactggccacccctcagagcctggttcctctttaggtttgTTCCGAGGTTCCTACCATTCTAGCAAGTTTTTTGTGGCCACTGTGCTTCTCGATCTGCATAGGTTGctctttggtgttttaggctgggtttctgtagaacACTTGGACAAactgctgatgtaagaagggctacctaatatacatttgattgacatgtatatcacaccaactgactggttcttctgatgttgttcacacaggagaccacGTTGAGACATTCCCTGCATCCAGACAACAACAGCAGGAAGATCACAGAGCTAAGAGGTCTcaccactgcccacattgtgTGGAGATTTTTCCATTTCTATCAAAGCTAAAAGtacacctaaaaatacacacaggagagaagccttactcctgctctgactgtggggtgAGATTCTCTCGACTGGATaccttaaaaacacaccaacgtatacatacaggagagaagccttattcctgctctgactgtggggagAGATTCTCTCAAATGAGCAGCTTAAAAGCACACAAACAAGTAcatactggagagaagccttactcctgctctgattgTGGGAAGTGTTTCTCCCGATCGGATACCTTGAaatcacatgaacgtatacatacaggagagaagccttactcctgctctgactgtggaaaaagtTTCTCCCGATTGGATAACTTAAAATCACATGAACGtgtacatacaggagagaaaccttactccTGCCctgactgtgtaaaatgctttaaaacatcaactgagctaaaagtacatcagagaacacacacaggagagaggcgttactactgctctgactgtgcaaa
Protein-coding sequences here:
- the LOC116359779 gene encoding gastrula zinc finger protein XlCGF17.1-like, with the translated sequence MAAATLSESMDFKDEEEEEKIGTSVSHGDHVETFPASRQQQQEDHRAKRSHHCPHCVEIFPFLSKLKVHLKIHTGEKPYSCSDCGVRFSRLDTLKTHQRIHTGEKPYSCSDCGERFSQMSSLKAHKQVHTGEKPYSCSDCGKCFSRSDTLKSHERIHTGEKPYSCSDCGKSFSRLDNLKSHERVHTGEKPYFCSDCGKSFSRLDTLKTHERIHTGENPYSCSDCVKCFKTSTELKVHQKTHTGEKPYYCSVCGKCFKTSNELKVHQRTHTGEKPYVCSNCGKSFSHQSNLKTHQRIH